The DNA region GATTTTGATTGCCTTTTTGCAAGTGATTTTGAGGAATTTTTTCGAGTCTTCCATTCTCTGGGGCGACACCTTATTGCGTCATCTCGTGCTCTGGGTCGGCTTCATCGGTGCGTCTCTGGCAACCCGGGAAGATCGACACATTAAAATCGATGTGCTGTCGCGATTTCTGCCGCGTCGCTGGAAAATCATCGTTCAAATCATCACGCATCTTTTCGCCAGCATTGTTTGCTACTTTCTTTTCCGGGCAAGCCTGACCTTCATTGGCTTCGAAAAAGAGAGCGGCAGTGTGCTTTTCGC from Calditrichota bacterium includes:
- a CDS encoding TRAP transporter small permease, which encodes MKFIRIISDWLAKIESAFLILLLTAMILIAFLQVILRNFFESSILWGDTLLRHLVLWVGFIGASLATREDRHIKIDVLSRFLPRRWKIIVQIITHLFASIVCYFLFRASLTFIGFEKESGSVLFANIPTWIFQLILVIGFGLIGFRFLLRAIENVFQLGSPEKKEAAQS